The genomic stretch GAGCAGCCGGAGCCTTGGCACCAGCCGCCGGCGCTTTCGCACCAGCCGCGGGAGCCTTGGCGCCCGCCGCCGGAGCCTTGGCACCTGCCGCCGGAGCAGCAGCAGCGCCCGGCGCAGCCGCGGCACCACCCGCGGCGGCGGCCTTGGCCTCTTCGGCGTAACCGGACGGCGGCACGATGGTCACCAGGGTGATGTCCTCGCGCGACAGCGACTTGACGCCGGCCGGCAGCGTGATCGCCGACAGATGCAGCGAACCCGCGATGTCCAGCGTGCCGATATCGGCTTCGATGAACTGCGGAATGTTGTCGGCCGAGACTTCGAGCTCGAGCGAAGGGGTGACGATGTTGACGGTGCCGCCGCGCTTGACGCCCGGCGCGATGTCCGAGCCCTTCAGATGCAGCGGAACGTTAACCCGGATGGTGGCGCCGACGCCGAGCCGCAGGAAATCGACATGGATCGGGAAATCCCGGATCGGATCGAGATGGACGTCGCGCGGAATCACGCGGTGCTTCTTGCCGTCGAGCTCGATGTCGTAAATCGTGGTGAGAAACCGGCCGGCCAGAACGCGCGCGCGCAATTCGAGCTCATTGACCGAAATCGCCACCGGGGGCTGCTTGTCTCCGTAGATCACTCCGGGCACTTTGCCGGCGCGACGCTCTGCCCGGGCGGCCCCCTTGCCGCTTGCCAGACGAGTGGTCGCCTTCAATTCCATGACGGTCGCCATCGTTTAAGTCCTTGTTTTCTAAAAAGTTAAAGGCCGCAAGGCGGCC from Rhodopseudomonas sp. BAL398 encodes the following:
- a CDS encoding 50S ribosomal protein L25/general stress protein Ctc; the encoded protein is MATVMELKATTRLASGKGAARAERRAGKVPGVIYGDKQPPVAISVNELELRARVLAGRFLTTIYDIELDGKKHRVIPRDVHLDPIRDFPIHVDFLRLGVGATIRVNVPLHLKGSDIAPGVKRGGTVNIVTPSLELEVSADNIPQFIEADIGTLDIAGSLHLSAITLPAGVKSLSREDITLVTIVPPSGYAEEAKAAAAGGAAAAPGAAAAPAAGAKAPAAGAKAPAAGAKAPAAGAKAPAAPAAKKK